A stretch of DNA from Natrinema halophilum:
GGCAGCCCCGACAGACGGTGAACGCGAATTTAAACTCGATGACAATCACTTTCACGCGCGAACGACGCCGATCGACGATGGTCGCGACCGCCACGTCGGCTGGCTCCTCATCGTCCGCGACATCACCGATCGAAAGCGACGCGAAGCCCAGCTAAAACGCCAGAACGAACGCCTCGAGCGATTCGCCGACGTCGTCTCCCACGACTTGCGAAACCCACTGAACGTCGCAGACGGCTACCTCGAGTTGGCCTACGAGGCCGACGACCCCGAATCGCACCTCCACAAAATCGAGCAGTCTCACGATCGAATGGAAGCGATCATCGAGGACGTCCTCGCCCTGGCTCGGGAAGGCGACGAGGTCTCCGATCCGGAACCGGTTACGCTGGCAGAGCTAGCCGAGCAGGCCTGGGAGACGGTCGATAGCGGCGACGCCACGCTGACGGTCGCATCCGACGAGCGGTTTCTCGCCGATCCCGGTCGGACGCGGCGACTGCTGGAGAACCTGTTTCGAAACGCGATCGAACACGGCATGTCGAACAATGGTGATCCGAGCGAGGCAGGCGAACAGGGTCAACAGACCGACCACGATTCGGGTTCAGAGATCGAGTCGGGCGCGGACGATACCGCGTTCGCGTACAGCGGCGACGTAACTGCCGACTCGGATCCCTCGGCGCTCAACGTATCGGTCGGGAATATCGACTCGGAAGAGAAGAGTGGTCAGACAGGGTTTTACGTCGCCGACGACGGTCGGGGCCTTCCCGACGACCGTGACCAGGTCTTCGAAGACGGGTACACGACCAACGAAGACGGAACAGGGTTCGGCCTGAGTATCGTTCACGGAATCGCCACCGCCCACGACTGGGAGGTCGACGCCACCGACAGCGAGACCGGCGGTGCCAGATTCGAATTTACCGGCGTCGAACCGGTCACCGAAGCGGTCTCCGAAAGTTCTGCGATCGATCCCGATATAGAATCAGGGTCGCCCCCCTGACCGGTAACCGCAAATTGGTCGCTAGGATCGACTACCAACGAACGTCTCGAACGTGTCTCTCGAGTGATGGAAACTACGCGATGATTCGGGGTGGGTCTCCGTTGCGTCTGAAGCCCTCGCTCAGAAACTATCGTAGTCGTTGACCGTCACTGCACCCCCCGTTTGCGAATTCGCGGCCAGCGAGTACTCGCTGGCCACAGCAGCGTGAGCGGTGAATGCGTCGTTTCAATGACTCCTATACGTACCAGCGATCGTACGCCCCCCGAAAAGTCGGTTTCGTCGACCAGTTTACGCTGAAGCACGACAGCTATACGCAAATATATCTGTCTGCCAACAACCTTTTGGTATACTGAATACCAGTATTGTCCAGTGAGATCAGGGGACGTGATATTTCTCGTAATTTACGCTATCGCCACGATTACGTCGTTTGCCGTCGCCGGAGTTATCTATCACTATCGAGATAAGAAAGGGGCGATTCCCCTGGCCGCATACATGTTCGGCTCGGCTATCTGGGCTGGATCACTCCTAGTCGCCACTGCCGTCGACGATTTTGCGCTGTCGGTCTTCTTCCAGAAACTGCTCTACGTCGGCGTCGGCATCGTCGTCCTTTCCGTATTTATTTTCGCCCTCGAGTACACCGGCCGCGAGCGATACGTTCGACCCGGAACGATCGGGCTCCTATTTCTCGAACCAATCGTCGTCCTCGCCCTGGTGTTTCCTAATCCGGACGGCATCTTTTATGCGACCTTGGAGCCGAATCCGGCGATGCCGACCGGTGTCGGCTTCGAGTTTGGACCCGCATTTCTCCTTCACACGGCCTATTCCTATCTTCTGCTGATCGGAACGACGCTGATGATTTTCGAAATGCTGTACAGTTCTCAGTCGCTGTACCGAGGCCAATCGCTCGCCTTGCTCGCCGGAACGGTATTCACATGGATCATGAACATCGTTCACGTTGTTGGCCCGATCAATGCCGACATAACGCCGCTCGGATTCATGGTCGGTGGGACGCTGTACTCGGTCGCGATCATCCGCTATCGGCTGACCGATATCGTCCCGATCGCCCGCGATCGAGTCCTCGATAACGTCTCGGACGGCGTCTTCGTTCTCGACAGGGACGACCGGTTGATCGACGTCAATCCGGTCGGTAAGGCGCTTCTCGAGGATATCGACTCGTCTCCGATCGGGGAACGGGTCGATTCGTTGTTCGCCACGTGGCCGACGTTGCACGACGGATACGAATCACTGACTGCAACCCCTACGGATGGAGAACACGAATTCGCACTCGACGCGGGTCACTTTTATGCACGAGCGACGCCGATCGACGATGGTCGCGACCGCCACGTCGGCTGGCTCCTCATCGTCCGCGACATCACCGATCGAAAGCGACGCGAAGCCCAGCTAAAACGCCAGAACGAGCGCCTCGAACGGTTCGCCGACGTCGTCTCTCACGACCTGCGAAACCCGCTGAACGTCGCAGACGGCTACCTCGAGTTGGCCTCCGAGGCAGACGATCCCGAATCCCACCTCGACGAAATCGAGCAGTCTCACGACCGAATGAAAACGATCATCGAGGACGTCCTCACACTCGCTCGCGACGGAACGGACGTCACGGATCCGGAACCGGTTTCGCTGACAGACCTTGCCGAAGGGGCGTGGGAGAACGTCGATACAGGCGACGCCACCCTGACGGTCGCGTCGAATGCGACGATCCTCGGAGACGCCAATCGAGTAACGCGGTTGTTCGAGAACCTGTTCCGGAATTCGGTCGAACACGGCACGCCGAAAGAGTCGAACGATTCAACCGAGGTCCTCGGGTCAAACCACACCTCGCTCGACGTCGAGGTGGGGACCATCGACACCGGCGCGACCAACGATCCGACGGGGTTCTACGTCGCAGACGACGGCCACGGACTGCCGGATGGCGGTGACCGTATCTTCGAGGACGGATACACGACCGAGATGGATGGGACGGGATTTGGCCTGCGTATCGTCGACGAGATCGCAACCGCCCACGGCTGGATTGTTGAGGCCGCGGAAAGCGACGCCGGCGGTGCTAGATTCGATTTCCGCGGCGTCGAAACGGGAACGAACCAACATCTCACGGATTTCGTCGCTGACATCGAGGGTACGACCGAGTGATTTCGATGCTGACCGGGCGATACCGATCACGAGCGAGCAGTTCCCGTCACTCATCTCGTGTCCCACCGTCCAGATAGTACCGAATTCGGTCACGGCTCGAATCGGCTACCTTTACGAACTCGACGACGCGCTCCCCGTTCTCACACTGATCGAACTCTCGTTCGATCGTCAGCGAATGCTCGTGTAAGTGGTCGAAGAGTGCGTCGATCGTCTCCGGGTCACCCCTGACTCTGTGGCGTTCACCGACTGTTTCACCGGCTGCCACGTCCTGAATGGTCGAGATCATCGGGCGGAGGATGGATTCGCCGAGGTCCCGTGCTCGCTCCTCGAGTTGCTCCTCGCTCTCGTCCAACTCAACGGCCTGAAACGCGTCTCGAACGACCCGGGAAAAGACGAAATCCCGGCCGTAGTCGAACGGCATCGAGAAGGCGTAGGCGAGTTCGCCGTGGTGTTGGGTTTTCGTCGTGTACTTGACCATCTGCACTCCGTCTGCCGATTTCAAGACGACGCCTTCACGGCCCACCGCGTCGAGGTCGTCGATGGTGTCCCGAACCGTCGCGATCGTATCCGACGCGACCGCTCGCCCGAAGAGTCGCGGTTGGCCGAAGCCGTATTCCTCGCAGAGTTCACGACGATCAGCCACTGGAAGCGGCACACCGGATTCGCAGTCGCGAACGTCGAACACCCGAAATTCGTGGGTGTCAATCCCCTCGTAGTCGTGGGTTGTATAGGGCGTTTCCGGGCCGATCAGTTCGGCACAGATCGTCTTCCGAGGATGTGCCGCAAAGAACTCCTCGAGCGGAAGGGAATCGCGAGCTTGCGCCGTCGTGTACGGACAAACGTAGCCGCTTCTGGTAAACGCAAGCGGGTCGCCCACGTCCGCGATTCGGACGTTAAACCCGTCGAGTTTCTCCTCGATGGCGACGGTCTCTCCCCCCTCGAAGAACGAAGGGATGCCGGGATCGAGAACGAGAATTCGGGGAATACTCGGATATCCGCGAACGACGACGTCGGCGTCCTCGACGATAACTGTCCCCCGCTCGACGCCGTGGCGGGCCGCGGTAAGCACGTAGTGTGTCTGACCAGCCACCGAGCGTTGCTCGAAGTGCTCGAAGAGGTCGTCGGGCTCCGCCGTGGTGGCCTCGAGTCGCTCGAGATACTCCTCGGGGACCATACCTCGTCCGACCACAGACCTGGTAAAAAACACCGGGCCGGCCACCGATTGGTGGTCGGTTCTGCAGTTATCGGCTGTCCCTCGAAACCGCGACGTGGTTCAAATCCGGGACGAGGTCTATGTGGGTCCTCGCCGTCTTATCGAGTATGCCCGGTGAACTACCGCGTCAACGGTTCGTCCTCGACACGTCGTTGTTCATCACGGAGGAGATCCGTCGAGACGGCGAATCGCTCGAGGAGGCTGTCGGCCGCCTGCTCGACCTCGTCGCGACCGCCCGGCTCGAACTCAATATCTCCTGTTACGTGCCGCCATCGATCCACGACGAACTTGCCACGATGTTGCGCGACCGGAATATCGAGGAAGACGTATTCTCGCGACTCGATACGTGGGTCGTTCGAAAGAGTCCCGACCGGTACGGCATCACGATACCCGCAAACGTCGTCTACAACTTTATCGATGAGATGAGCGACCGAGTGGATCGGGGCCTTCGCGTCTCCGAAAAGGCGATCCGCGAAGTCGAACAGCTCGAGCCGGACGACCTCGTCACCGATGCGAATACGGACGGACGAGAGGAATACATGACCGACGCCGATCGGATTCTCTCGGACTTACGAGATGAGTATCGACGCGCCCTCAGACAGGGCGTCCTCGATTCGCGGGAGGATTTCGACCTGCTGATCCTCGCTCGAGAGTTAGACGCCGGCGTGGTCACCGAGGATCGGGGCATCATCTCCTGGGCCGACGAGTTCGGACTCCGGTACGTCCGCGGCGGTCAGTTCCCGACGCTGCTCGAAGAATACCAGCGAGCGACCGGTGTCGATGACGAGTGAGCCGCGCTACGGATCGAGTCCCCCCGCGAGCAACTCGACGGGGTGGGCGGGTCGCTCGTACCCCTCGAAATCGCCGATCTGCGTTCGACAGGAGGTCCCCGGCGCAACGACGAGTCGCTCTCCGTCCCCGCCAGCCCGGCCGTTCGCACCGTTCCCACTGTTCTCGCCGCCGCCATCGAAGTCATCTGCCGCCAGTCGTCCAGCCGACGGGGCTGAAGCGGCGCTGTCCTCGAGTTTCTCCCGTAACAGCGAGCCGATCGCCCGCGAGAGCTCGTAGTGTTCTGCCTCGTAGCCGAAGCTGCCCGCCATGCCACAACAGCCCGAGTCGACCGGCTCGACGGTGTAGCCCGCCCTGCGTAGCACACCGACCGCGTGGTGGTCCGCGCCGCGAGCTTTCTGGTGACAGTGGCCGTGGAACGTACAGGGGGTTCCCGCCGTTTCAGCAGGGTCGAACGACAGATCCTCGACGAGCCGGTTTTCATCGAGGTACTCGCAGACCCCGAACGCGTTCGCTGCAAGCGTTTCGACTCGCGTCGTTTCGAACAGTGACCGGTACTCGTCGACGACCATCGCGGCGTCGGACGGTTCGACGAACAGTACCGACCACCCTCGCTCGAGGAAGGGATCGAGGTCGTCCAGTAACGTTCGCCCCTGCTCGGCAGCGACCTCGAGCATTCCCTGTGAGTAGGCTGCGCGCCCGGTCGGCCCCAGTTCGGGGATCACAACGTGGATATCCGCGGCCTCGAGGACCTCGACGGCGGCTTTACCGGGTGCCGGATTCGAGTGGTTGGTGTGGGCGTCGGGATAG
This window harbors:
- a CDS encoding histidine kinase N-terminal 7TM domain-containing protein, with the protein product MVGHGMAQAIYAIAAVTALLVCSIIFRHREKKGAVWLAVFMFASAVWAGSLFLATIVDSFALSVFFRKSIYFGVGPVVASMLLFALEYSGRERFVRPEIVGLLSIEPILVIVLAYVNPRDFFFATVEPDPTVPSGVIIDIGLGFVLHTVYSYVLLTAFSLMIVEMLYNSKSLYRGQSGGLLVGTAFTWAMNVLTVFSSAEVDLTPIGFIVGGTLYSVAIIRYRLTDIVPIARDRVLDHVSDGVFVLDRDDRLIDVNPVGRTLLEDIESSPIGENIGSLFSDYPRLHDEYQTLTAAPTDGEREFKLDDNHFHARTTPIDDGRDRHVGWLLIVRDITDRKRREAQLKRQNERLERFADVVSHDLRNPLNVADGYLELAYEADDPESHLHKIEQSHDRMEAIIEDVLALAREGDEVSDPEPVTLAELAEQAWETVDSGDATLTVASDERFLADPGRTRRLLENLFRNAIEHGMSNNGDPSEAGEQGQQTDHDSGSEIESGADDTAFAYSGDVTADSDPSALNVSVGNIDSEEKSGQTGFYVADDGRGLPDDRDQVFEDGYTTNEDGTGFGLSIVHGIATAHDWEVDATDSETGGARFEFTGVEPVTEAVSESSAIDPDIESGSPP
- a CDS encoding histidine kinase N-terminal 7TM domain-containing protein, with protein sequence MRSGDVIFLVIYAIATITSFAVAGVIYHYRDKKGAIPLAAYMFGSAIWAGSLLVATAVDDFALSVFFQKLLYVGVGIVVLSVFIFALEYTGRERYVRPGTIGLLFLEPIVVLALVFPNPDGIFYATLEPNPAMPTGVGFEFGPAFLLHTAYSYLLLIGTTLMIFEMLYSSQSLYRGQSLALLAGTVFTWIMNIVHVVGPINADITPLGFMVGGTLYSVAIIRYRLTDIVPIARDRVLDNVSDGVFVLDRDDRLIDVNPVGKALLEDIDSSPIGERVDSLFATWPTLHDGYESLTATPTDGEHEFALDAGHFYARATPIDDGRDRHVGWLLIVRDITDRKRREAQLKRQNERLERFADVVSHDLRNPLNVADGYLELASEADDPESHLDEIEQSHDRMKTIIEDVLTLARDGTDVTDPEPVSLTDLAEGAWENVDTGDATLTVASNATILGDANRVTRLFENLFRNSVEHGTPKESNDSTEVLGSNHTSLDVEVGTIDTGATNDPTGFYVADDGHGLPDGGDRIFEDGYTTEMDGTGFGLRIVDEIATAHGWIVEAAESDAGGARFDFRGVETGTNQHLTDFVADIEGTTE
- a CDS encoding RNA ligase, with the protein product MVPEEYLERLEATTAEPDDLFEHFEQRSVAGQTHYVLTAARHGVERGTVIVEDADVVVRGYPSIPRILVLDPGIPSFFEGGETVAIEEKLDGFNVRIADVGDPLAFTRSGYVCPYTTAQARDSLPLEEFFAAHPRKTICAELIGPETPYTTHDYEGIDTHEFRVFDVRDCESGVPLPVADRRELCEEYGFGQPRLFGRAVASDTIATVRDTIDDLDAVGREGVVLKSADGVQMVKYTTKTQHHGELAYAFSMPFDYGRDFVFSRVVRDAFQAVELDESEEQLEERARDLGESILRPMISTIQDVAAGETVGERHRVRGDPETIDALFDHLHEHSLTIEREFDQCENGERVVEFVKVADSSRDRIRYYLDGGTRDE
- a CDS encoding RNA ligase partner protein, yielding MPGELPRQRFVLDTSLFITEEIRRDGESLEEAVGRLLDLVATARLELNISCYVPPSIHDELATMLRDRNIEEDVFSRLDTWVVRKSPDRYGITIPANVVYNFIDEMSDRVDRGLRVSEKAIREVEQLEPDDLVTDANTDGREEYMTDADRILSDLRDEYRRALRQGVLDSREDFDLLILARELDAGVVTEDRGIISWADEFGLRYVRGGQFPTLLEEYQRATGVDDE